A genome region from Paracoccus stylophorae includes the following:
- a CDS encoding ZIP family metal transporter, whose amino-acid sequence MENLSPIMLGFLGSLAAGSLTAVGAAPVLFGRIPSRATRDLSLGFAAGVMLSASFFSLIIPALDAAEPMFENGAMPAAIVCVSILLGMGAVALMNEKLPHEHFKTGREGPEAASLRRVWLFIIAITIHNFPEGLAVGVGFGSGGMEGGLPLAIGIGLQNAPEGLAVAVSLLGEGYPKLRAWGIAALTGMVEPIGGLLGAGIITLSEPLLPWGLAFAAGAMLYVISHEIIPETHRSGYQNRATLGLAVGLVLMLFLDVWLG is encoded by the coding sequence ATGGAAAATCTGTCCCCGATAATGCTCGGCTTTCTCGGAAGTCTCGCCGCCGGTTCGCTCACGGCAGTCGGAGCAGCTCCCGTGCTGTTCGGGCGCATCCCGTCCCGGGCCACGCGCGATCTGTCGCTCGGCTTCGCTGCCGGTGTCATGCTGTCAGCCTCGTTCTTTTCGCTGATCATCCCGGCATTAGATGCCGCAGAGCCGATGTTCGAGAACGGCGCGATGCCTGCGGCCATCGTATGCGTCTCGATCCTTCTGGGCATGGGGGCTGTCGCCCTGATGAACGAAAAGCTGCCGCACGAGCATTTCAAGACGGGACGCGAAGGGCCCGAAGCGGCGTCATTGCGGCGGGTCTGGCTGTTCATCATCGCGATCACGATCCACAACTTTCCCGAGGGTCTCGCGGTCGGGGTCGGGTTCGGTTCCGGTGGCATGGAAGGTGGCCTCCCACTCGCCATCGGCATCGGCTTGCAGAACGCGCCCGAAGGATTGGCCGTCGCGGTGTCGCTGCTGGGCGAGGGATATCCGAAGCTGCGCGCCTGGGGCATTGCGGCGCTGACTGGCATGGTCGAGCCGATTGGCGGTCTGCTCGGGGCCGGCATCATCACACTGTCGGAACCGCTGCTTCCATGGGGACTGGCCTTTGCCGCGGGCGCAATGCTCTACGTCATCAGCCACGAGATTATCCCCGAAACCCATCGCAGCGGCTATCAGAACAGGGCGACGCTCGGCCTGGCTGTCGGGCTCGTTCTGATGCTGTTTCTCGATGTCTGGTTGGGGTGA
- the lspA gene encoding signal peptidase II, translating to MSGWGEAMSLPKVIGVFAALAAFAIDQITKAIVVANAATFSAGISVFPGFNLVFSRNDGVTFGMLGGAPWWSLTALALAICVWLAVMLFRVENAAETLAYGAIIGGALGNVIDRVRYRAVTDFLDFYIGTTHWPAFNMADVFVVSGVGLLLAAPWISARRPIKS from the coding sequence ATGTCTGGTTGGGGTGAGGCAATGTCACTACCCAAAGTGATCGGCGTCTTTGCCGCGCTTGCTGCGTTCGCAATCGATCAGATCACCAAAGCCATTGTCGTTGCGAATGCCGCCACTTTTAGCGCCGGGATTTCCGTGTTTCCGGGATTCAACCTCGTCTTTTCTCGTAATGACGGCGTGACTTTCGGGATGCTGGGCGGCGCGCCGTGGTGGAGCCTCACCGCTCTCGCTCTTGCCATCTGTGTTTGGCTTGCTGTCATGCTGTTTCGCGTCGAAAATGCGGCCGAAACACTTGCCTACGGCGCGATCATTGGCGGAGCGCTGGGCAATGTCATCGATCGTGTGCGCTATCGGGCTGTAACAGACTTTCTCGATTTCTACATTGGCACAACACATTGGCCTGCCTTCAACATGGCCGATGTATTTGTCGTCAGTGGCGTAGGGCTCTTGCTCGCCGCGCCATGGATCAGCGCGCGGCGTCCGATCAAGTCGTGA